A genomic window from Salvia hispanica cultivar TCC Black 2014 chromosome 5, UniMelb_Shisp_WGS_1.0, whole genome shotgun sequence includes:
- the LOC125191030 gene encoding dicer-like protein 4 isoform X1, which produces MDAGDSFSAEVNGISERLMSLPIDGDEEEQIPVKPEKDPRKIARKYQLDLCKKALEENVVIYLETGCGKTHIAVLLIYEMGHLIKKPQKNICIFLAPTVALVQQQAKVIANSIDFKVGIYCGSSAHVKNPHYWKKEVEENEVLVMTPQILLHNLSHCFINIEAIALLIFDECHYAQLDSNHPYSEIMKIFYKTDIVKLPRICGMTASPKSGKGGSIDGLEALLRAKVYTVEDKDELEKFVTSPKVNVYYYSSEDGSSLPHIVYTRKLEEIKNQSMSALRINSLDQSTLMSTKKQLQKLHCNLIFCLENLGLWGALQASHIFLKGDHFENTDVVEEESSSESNLCNKYLHQVVSVLASDCTGDGKEADLSTVEVLKEPYFSKKLLRLIGILSNFRLQPNMKCIVFVNRIVTARSLSHILRNLKFLSAWKCGFLVGVHVGLVSRKNTNIILDKFRSGELNLLVATKVGEEGLDIQTCCLVIRFDLPETVASFIQSRGRARMPQSEYAFLVDRGNLKELGLIEHFKKDEALMNEEISLRKSSNQITSFEERTYKVDTTGATISSIMSISLLHHYCSKLPHDEYFQPKPQIYYFDDVDGMVCTIILPANAPIHQIVSSPQSSADAAKKDACLRACKALHEIGALTDYLLPEQDDKHEELTQDLSDSDGSSEEDSRAELHEMLVPAALRKPWTEAQSSTCFSCYYIDICPTPADREYRRFGLFMKDPLPDEAGQMKVELCLARGRMVRSQLIPYGVTRFHKDEIAAAEMVQKMFLQIILDRHKFVSEYVSLKNDDVYNSSSATFYLLLPIEPIEHGSISVDWALIKRCLSSPIFKLPRLDVGDQTSQSSKYLHLANGHFSSDDVVNSLVYVPCNHKFFFISEVYWEKNGYSLHGVSKDHVQHYKEKFDIHLAYPDQPVLKAKQLFVLENLLRKKKLTEEWREKEEHSVALPPEICQLKVIGFSKDIGSSLSLLPSVMHRLESLLVAIELKEKLAESFPEGAEVTTARVLEALTTEKCSESFSLERLEVLGDAFLKFAVGRCLFLKHDALDEGQLTRKRSNIVKNSNLLKLATMKKLQVYIRDQSFEPDTFYAFGRPCPLNCTKETQEDIHSDYSTNNDKNSGVRCNKCHHWLYNKTIADALEALTGAFIVDSGFKSATAFLNWVGVEVDFTLPKIDNICSASESFLPLSSEIDVNALENLVGYKFSHKGLLIQAFVHPSFNNLLGGCYQRLEFLGDAVLDYLITSYLYSVYPSLKPGHLTDLRSACVNNTSFADVAGKWSFHKYMICDSSVLREAIAKYLNIGKSGTEKEHIEEKACPKALGDLVESFTGALFLDTGFNLELVWKTMLFLLDPIVSISKLQCNPLREIYELCQSYNWDLQFSSSKKDNKFTVEAKVDDKNVSASALATNISGKAAKRVAARQLFESLKAQGYKTKSPSLKEVLTKIEVRAAKLIGYDETPSTGTAKSVGVEDSGSDDVAQDYEVRNISTLKPKSISRPTELLSHRKSPEVCVTQPPSSSFQSDLPAAKLSNGSNSNGKGAPTNVSAKSRLYELCTANCWRPPVFECCQEIGPSHLKEFCFKIMLEIEELPNESFEFYGELQARKKDAAESAADAALWYLENEGYTWGRNRDK; this is translated from the exons ATGGACGCCGGCGATTCCTTCTCCGCCGAGGTGAACGGGATATCGGAGCGGCTTATGTCTCTACCGATCGACGGCGACGAGGAAGAACAGATTCCAGTGAAACCGGAGAAAGACCCGAGAAAGATCGCTAGGAA GTACCAGTTAGACCTCTGTAAAAAGGCATTGGAAGAGAATGTAGTAATATATCTGGAAACAGGTTGTGGGAAAACTCATATTGCGGTTCTACTTATATATGAGATGGGACACCTTATTAAGAAACCTCAGAAGAACATATGCATTTTTCTTGCTCCTACAGTTGCTTTGGTTCAGCAG caagcaAAGGTCATAGCAAATTCTATTGACTTCAAAGTTGGGATCTATTGTGGAAGCTCAGCGCATGTAAAGAATCCCCATTACTGGAAGAAGGAAGTTGAGGAGAATGAG GTCCTTGTTATGACCCCACAGATACTTCTGCACAATTTGTCTCACTGCTTTATCAACATTGAGGCGATTGCTCTTCTAATATTTGATGAGTGCCATTATGCGCAACTTGATAGCAATCATCCTTATTCTGAAATTATGAAG ATCTTCTACAAAACAGATATCGTGAAACTTCCTCGTATTTGTGGCATGACTGCATCTCCAAAATCAGGAAAAG GTGGCTCAATAGATGGTCTTGAGGCATTGCTGCGAGCAAAG GTTTATACTGTTGAAGACAAGGATGAACTggaaaaatttgtcacatccCCCAAGGTGAATGTGTATTATTATAGTTCGGAGGATGGCTCGTCTTTGCCTCACATTGTTTACACTAGGAAACTTGAGGAGATAAAGAATCAG TCTATGTCAGCACTCCGAATAAATTCACTTGATCAGAGTACTCTGATGAGCACCAAAAAGCAGCTTCAAAAGCTGCATTGCAATTTGATCTTTTGTCTAGAAAACCTTGGACTATGGGGAGCATTACAG GCCAGCCATATTTTCCTGAAGGGTGATCATTTTGAGAATACTGACGTTGTGGAAGAAGAGAGTTCAAGTGAGAGTAACTTGTGCAACAAATATTTGCATCAGGTTGTATCAGTTCTTGCTTCTGATTGCACTGGAG ATGGTAAGGAAGCTGATCTGTCCACTGTTGAAGTTTTGAAAGAGCCTTACTTCTCAAAAAAGCTCTTACGGCTTATTGGAATATTATCCAACTTTAG GTTACAGCCCAATATGAAATGCATTGTATTTGTTAATAGAATTGTTACTGCAAGATCCCTCTCACATATTCTTCGAAACTTGAAGTTCTTATCAGCTTGGAAGTGTGGTTTCCTTGTGGGAGTGCATGTTGGACTTGTATCACGTAAAAACACAAATATCATTCTTGATAAGTTCCGATCTGGAGAG CTAAATCTATTAGTTGCAACAAAAGTGGGCGAAGAGGGACTTGATATACAGACATGTTGCCTTGTAATACGTTTTGATCTTCCAGAAACAGTTGCAAGTTTTATCCAATCTAGAGGTCGTGCACGTATGCCCCAGTCtgaatatgcatttttggTGGACAG GGGCAACCTGAAGGAACTCGGTTTGATCGAACACTTTAAAAAGGATGAAGCACTGATGAATGAAGAAATTTCATTGAGAAAATCTAGTAATCAGATAACTAGTTTTGAAGAGAGAACCTATAAAGTGGATACTACTGGGGCAACAATTAGTTCTATAATGAGCATCTCATTGCTGCATCACTATTGTTCAAAACTGCCTCATGATGA GTACTTTCAACCAAAGCCCCAGATTTACTACTTTGATGATGTAGATGGAATGGTTTGCACCATAATTCTCCCAGCCAATGCTCCAATTCATCAAATTGTTAGTTCACCTCAATCTTCCGCGGATGCAGCTAAGAAAGATGCCTGTTTGAGAGCATGCAAGGCTCTACATGAAATTGGAGCACTGACTGATTACCTCTTGCCGGAGCAAGATGATAAACATGAGGAATTGACTCAAGATTTATCTGATTCTGATGGCAGCAGTG AAGAGGATTCACGAGCAGAATTACATGAGATGCTTGTTCCAGCTGCCCTTAGGAAACCATGGACAGAAGCTCAGAGCTCAACTTGCTTTAGTTGTTACTACATTGATATTTGTCCTACTCCAGCAGATAGAGAATACAGAAGGTTTGGTCTTTTCATGAAGGATCCCCTCCCAGACGAGGCTGGACAAATGAAGGTTGAACTTTGTTTGGCTCGTGGTAGAATGGTGAGGTCACAGCTTATTCCATACGGAGTTACTAGATTTCATAAAGATGAG ATTGCCGCAGCTGAAATGGTGCAGAAAATGTTCCTCCAAATTATTCTTGACAGGCATAAATTTGTATCTGAATATGTGTCActaaaaaatgatgatgtcTATAACTCAAGCTCGGCAACATTCTACCTATTGCTTCCTATAGAACCAATAGAACATGGCAGCATCTCTGTGGACTGGGCACTAATTAAGAGATGTTTGTCATCTCcaattttcaaacttccacGTCTTGATGTGGGTGATCAAACTTCTCAAAGTAGCAAGTACTTGCATCTTGCCAATGGTCACTTTAGCTCAGACGATGTTGTGAACAGTTTGGTGTATGTCCCATGCaatcataaatttttctttatttctgaAGTTTACTGGGAGAAGAATGGATATAGCTTACATGGTGTATCAAAGGACCATGTGCAGCACTATAAGGAGAA GTTTGATATTCATCTTGCATACCCTGATCAACCTGTTTTGAAAGCCAAACAACTTTTTGTCTTGGAGAATTtattgagaaagaaaaaacttacag AAGAATGGCGAGAAAAGGAGGAACACTCTGTTGCATTGCCTCCTGAGATTTGTCAGTTGAAAGTTATTGGTTTCTCTAAAGATATCGGGAGTTCATTGTCTCTGTTACCATCAGTCATGCATCGGCTTGAAAGCTTACTTGTGGCCATTGAGTTGAAGGAAAAATTAGCTGAGTCTTTCCCAGAGGGAGCTGAAGTTACCACTGCTCGT GTTCTTGAAGCACTCACAACAGAGAAATGCTCTGAAAGCTTTTCTCTTGAAAGACTTGAAGTGCTTGGAGATGCATTTCTTAAGTTTGCGGTGGGCAGATGTCTATTCCTTAAGCATGATGCTTTAGATGAAGGGCAACTAACTAGAAAGCGTTCCAACATCGTGAAGAATTCTAATCTACTCAAGCTTGCAACGATGAAGAAGTTACAG GTCTACATTCGAGATCAATCATTTGAGCCTGACACATTCTATGCATTTGGTCGTCCGTGCCCTTTAAATTGCACAAAGGAAACTCAGGAGGACATTCACTCAGATTATAGCACGAACAATGACAAAAATTCTGGAGTTAGATGCAACAAATGTCATCACTGGTTATACAACAAGACAATTGCTGATGCTCTTGAGGCACTTACAGGAGCTTTTATAGTAGATAGTGGGTTTAAATCAGCAACTGCATTTCTTAACTGGGTTGGCGTAGAAGTAGATTTTACTCTcccaaaaattgataatatcTGCTCTGCCAGTGAGTCATTTCTTCCTCTTTCGAGTGAGATTGATGTTAACGCCCTTGAAAATCTGGTAGGTTACAAATTTTCCCATAAGGGTTTGCTTATTCAGGCATTTGTTCATCCATCTTTCAACAATCTTTTGGGAGGTTGCTACCAG AGACTTGAGTTCCTTGGAGATGCTGTCTTGGATTATTTGATCACTTCCTATCTGTATTCTGTCTATCCAAGCTTAAAACCTGGCCATTTAACAGATTTGAGATCAGCATGCGTGAACAACACTTCATTTGCTGATGTAGCTGGAAAATGGTCCTTTCACAAATATATGATTTGTGATTCTAGTGTTCTCCGTGAAGCAATAGCCAAATACCTTAACATTGGTAAATCAGGAACAGAGAAAGAGCATATAGAAGAGAAAGCATGTCCAAAG GCCCTTGGCGACTTAGTGGAGTCTTTTACAGGTGCCCTATTTCTTGACACAGGGTTCAATTTGGAACTCGTCTGGAAGACGATGCTCTTCTTGCTGGACCCTATTGTTAGTATTTCGAAGCTGCAATGCAATCCACTGAGAGAAATTTATGAACTTTGCCAATCCTATAACTGGGACCTGCAGTTTTCTTCATCAAAGAAAGACAACAAATTTACAGTTGAAGCTAAAGTGGATGATAAAAATGTTTCTGCCTCAGCTTTGGCTACCAACATCAGTGGAAAAGCTGCTAAAAGAGTGGCTGCAAGACAGTTATTTGAATCTTTGAAG GCTCAAGGTTACAAGACAAAGTCACCATCACTGAAGGAAGTTCTTACGAAGATTGAGGTGAGGGCAGCCAAATTGATTGGATATGATGAGACACCCTCTACTGGAACTGCTAAATCTGTTGGCGTAGAAGATTCTGGTAGTGATGATGTTGCACAAGATTATGAAGTTAGGAATATATCAACTTTGAAGCCCAAGTCCATTTCCAGACCTACAGAGCTTCTTTCGCATCGCAAGTCTCCAGAAGTCTGTGTTACACAACCCCCAAGCAGTAGTTTCCAGAGTGATCTCCCTGCCGCCAAACTAAGTAATGGCTCAAACTCGAATGGAAAAG GTGCTCCCACCAATGTATCGGCAAAATCACGTCTATATGAATTATGTACTGCTAACTGCTGGAGACCACCCGTCTTTGAGTGCTGCCAAGAGATCGGACCAAGCCACTTAAAAGA ATTCTGTTTCAAGATCATGTTGGAAATAGAAGAGTTACCAAATGAGTCATTCGAGTTCTATGGGGAACTACAGGCCAGGAAAAAAGATGCAGCCGAGAGTGCAGCAGATGCTGCACTGTGGTACTTGGAAAATGAAGGGTATACATGGGGTAGAAATCGTGACAAGTGA
- the LOC125191030 gene encoding dicer-like protein 4 isoform X2 — protein MDAGDSFSAEVNGISERLMSLPIDGDEEEQIPVKPEKDPRKIARKYQLDLCKKALEENVVIYLETGCGKTHIAVLLIYEMGHLIKKPQKNICIFLAPTVALVQQQAKVIANSIDFKVGIYCGSSAHVKNPHYWKKEVEENEVLVMTPQILLHNLSHCFINIEAIALLIFDECHYAQLDSNHPYSEIMKIFYKTDIVKLPRICGMTASPKSGKGGSIDGLEALLRAKVYTVEDKDELEKFVTSPKVNVYYYSSEDGSSLPHIVYTRKLEEIKNQSMSALRINSLDQSTLMSTKKQLQKLHCNLIFCLENLGLWGALQASHIFLKGDHFENTDVVEEESSSESNLCNKYLHQVVSVLASDCTGDGKEADLSTVEVLKEPYFSKKLLRLIGILSNFRLQPNMKCIVFVNRIVTARSLSHILRNLKFLSAWKCGFLVGVHVGLVSRKNTNIILDKFRSGELNLLVATKVGEEGLDIQTCCLVIRFDLPETVASFIQSRGRARMPQSEYAFLVDRGNLKELGLIEHFKKDEALMNEEISLRKSSNQITSFEERTYKVDTTGATISSIMSISLLHHYCSKLPHDEYFQPKPQIYYFDDVDGMVCTIILPANAPIHQIVSSPQSSADAAKKDACLRACKALHEIGALTDYLLPEQDDKHEELTQDLSDSDGSSEEDSRAELHEMLVPAALRKPWTEAQSSTCFSCYYIDICPTPADREYRRFGLFMKDPLPDEAGQMKVELCLARGRMVRSQLIPYGVTRFHKDEIAAAEMVQKMFLQIILDRHKFVSEYVSLKNDDVYNSSSATFYLLLPIEPIEHGSISVDWALIKRCLSSPIFKLPRLDVGDQTSQSSKYLHLANGHFSSDDVVNSLVYVPCNHKFFFISEVYWEKNGYSLHGVSKDHVQHYKEKFDIHLAYPDQPVLKAKQLFVLENLLRKKKLTEWREKEEHSVALPPEICQLKVIGFSKDIGSSLSLLPSVMHRLESLLVAIELKEKLAESFPEGAEVTTARVLEALTTEKCSESFSLERLEVLGDAFLKFAVGRCLFLKHDALDEGQLTRKRSNIVKNSNLLKLATMKKLQVYIRDQSFEPDTFYAFGRPCPLNCTKETQEDIHSDYSTNNDKNSGVRCNKCHHWLYNKTIADALEALTGAFIVDSGFKSATAFLNWVGVEVDFTLPKIDNICSASESFLPLSSEIDVNALENLVGYKFSHKGLLIQAFVHPSFNNLLGGCYQRLEFLGDAVLDYLITSYLYSVYPSLKPGHLTDLRSACVNNTSFADVAGKWSFHKYMICDSSVLREAIAKYLNIGKSGTEKEHIEEKACPKALGDLVESFTGALFLDTGFNLELVWKTMLFLLDPIVSISKLQCNPLREIYELCQSYNWDLQFSSSKKDNKFTVEAKVDDKNVSASALATNISGKAAKRVAARQLFESLKAQGYKTKSPSLKEVLTKIEVRAAKLIGYDETPSTGTAKSVGVEDSGSDDVAQDYEVRNISTLKPKSISRPTELLSHRKSPEVCVTQPPSSSFQSDLPAAKLSNGSNSNGKGAPTNVSAKSRLYELCTANCWRPPVFECCQEIGPSHLKEFCFKIMLEIEELPNESFEFYGELQARKKDAAESAADAALWYLENEGYTWGRNRDK, from the exons ATGGACGCCGGCGATTCCTTCTCCGCCGAGGTGAACGGGATATCGGAGCGGCTTATGTCTCTACCGATCGACGGCGACGAGGAAGAACAGATTCCAGTGAAACCGGAGAAAGACCCGAGAAAGATCGCTAGGAA GTACCAGTTAGACCTCTGTAAAAAGGCATTGGAAGAGAATGTAGTAATATATCTGGAAACAGGTTGTGGGAAAACTCATATTGCGGTTCTACTTATATATGAGATGGGACACCTTATTAAGAAACCTCAGAAGAACATATGCATTTTTCTTGCTCCTACAGTTGCTTTGGTTCAGCAG caagcaAAGGTCATAGCAAATTCTATTGACTTCAAAGTTGGGATCTATTGTGGAAGCTCAGCGCATGTAAAGAATCCCCATTACTGGAAGAAGGAAGTTGAGGAGAATGAG GTCCTTGTTATGACCCCACAGATACTTCTGCACAATTTGTCTCACTGCTTTATCAACATTGAGGCGATTGCTCTTCTAATATTTGATGAGTGCCATTATGCGCAACTTGATAGCAATCATCCTTATTCTGAAATTATGAAG ATCTTCTACAAAACAGATATCGTGAAACTTCCTCGTATTTGTGGCATGACTGCATCTCCAAAATCAGGAAAAG GTGGCTCAATAGATGGTCTTGAGGCATTGCTGCGAGCAAAG GTTTATACTGTTGAAGACAAGGATGAACTggaaaaatttgtcacatccCCCAAGGTGAATGTGTATTATTATAGTTCGGAGGATGGCTCGTCTTTGCCTCACATTGTTTACACTAGGAAACTTGAGGAGATAAAGAATCAG TCTATGTCAGCACTCCGAATAAATTCACTTGATCAGAGTACTCTGATGAGCACCAAAAAGCAGCTTCAAAAGCTGCATTGCAATTTGATCTTTTGTCTAGAAAACCTTGGACTATGGGGAGCATTACAG GCCAGCCATATTTTCCTGAAGGGTGATCATTTTGAGAATACTGACGTTGTGGAAGAAGAGAGTTCAAGTGAGAGTAACTTGTGCAACAAATATTTGCATCAGGTTGTATCAGTTCTTGCTTCTGATTGCACTGGAG ATGGTAAGGAAGCTGATCTGTCCACTGTTGAAGTTTTGAAAGAGCCTTACTTCTCAAAAAAGCTCTTACGGCTTATTGGAATATTATCCAACTTTAG GTTACAGCCCAATATGAAATGCATTGTATTTGTTAATAGAATTGTTACTGCAAGATCCCTCTCACATATTCTTCGAAACTTGAAGTTCTTATCAGCTTGGAAGTGTGGTTTCCTTGTGGGAGTGCATGTTGGACTTGTATCACGTAAAAACACAAATATCATTCTTGATAAGTTCCGATCTGGAGAG CTAAATCTATTAGTTGCAACAAAAGTGGGCGAAGAGGGACTTGATATACAGACATGTTGCCTTGTAATACGTTTTGATCTTCCAGAAACAGTTGCAAGTTTTATCCAATCTAGAGGTCGTGCACGTATGCCCCAGTCtgaatatgcatttttggTGGACAG GGGCAACCTGAAGGAACTCGGTTTGATCGAACACTTTAAAAAGGATGAAGCACTGATGAATGAAGAAATTTCATTGAGAAAATCTAGTAATCAGATAACTAGTTTTGAAGAGAGAACCTATAAAGTGGATACTACTGGGGCAACAATTAGTTCTATAATGAGCATCTCATTGCTGCATCACTATTGTTCAAAACTGCCTCATGATGA GTACTTTCAACCAAAGCCCCAGATTTACTACTTTGATGATGTAGATGGAATGGTTTGCACCATAATTCTCCCAGCCAATGCTCCAATTCATCAAATTGTTAGTTCACCTCAATCTTCCGCGGATGCAGCTAAGAAAGATGCCTGTTTGAGAGCATGCAAGGCTCTACATGAAATTGGAGCACTGACTGATTACCTCTTGCCGGAGCAAGATGATAAACATGAGGAATTGACTCAAGATTTATCTGATTCTGATGGCAGCAGTG AAGAGGATTCACGAGCAGAATTACATGAGATGCTTGTTCCAGCTGCCCTTAGGAAACCATGGACAGAAGCTCAGAGCTCAACTTGCTTTAGTTGTTACTACATTGATATTTGTCCTACTCCAGCAGATAGAGAATACAGAAGGTTTGGTCTTTTCATGAAGGATCCCCTCCCAGACGAGGCTGGACAAATGAAGGTTGAACTTTGTTTGGCTCGTGGTAGAATGGTGAGGTCACAGCTTATTCCATACGGAGTTACTAGATTTCATAAAGATGAG ATTGCCGCAGCTGAAATGGTGCAGAAAATGTTCCTCCAAATTATTCTTGACAGGCATAAATTTGTATCTGAATATGTGTCActaaaaaatgatgatgtcTATAACTCAAGCTCGGCAACATTCTACCTATTGCTTCCTATAGAACCAATAGAACATGGCAGCATCTCTGTGGACTGGGCACTAATTAAGAGATGTTTGTCATCTCcaattttcaaacttccacGTCTTGATGTGGGTGATCAAACTTCTCAAAGTAGCAAGTACTTGCATCTTGCCAATGGTCACTTTAGCTCAGACGATGTTGTGAACAGTTTGGTGTATGTCCCATGCaatcataaatttttctttatttctgaAGTTTACTGGGAGAAGAATGGATATAGCTTACATGGTGTATCAAAGGACCATGTGCAGCACTATAAGGAGAA GTTTGATATTCATCTTGCATACCCTGATCAACCTGTTTTGAAAGCCAAACAACTTTTTGTCTTGGAGAATTtattgagaaagaaaaaacttacag AATGGCGAGAAAAGGAGGAACACTCTGTTGCATTGCCTCCTGAGATTTGTCAGTTGAAAGTTATTGGTTTCTCTAAAGATATCGGGAGTTCATTGTCTCTGTTACCATCAGTCATGCATCGGCTTGAAAGCTTACTTGTGGCCATTGAGTTGAAGGAAAAATTAGCTGAGTCTTTCCCAGAGGGAGCTGAAGTTACCACTGCTCGT GTTCTTGAAGCACTCACAACAGAGAAATGCTCTGAAAGCTTTTCTCTTGAAAGACTTGAAGTGCTTGGAGATGCATTTCTTAAGTTTGCGGTGGGCAGATGTCTATTCCTTAAGCATGATGCTTTAGATGAAGGGCAACTAACTAGAAAGCGTTCCAACATCGTGAAGAATTCTAATCTACTCAAGCTTGCAACGATGAAGAAGTTACAG GTCTACATTCGAGATCAATCATTTGAGCCTGACACATTCTATGCATTTGGTCGTCCGTGCCCTTTAAATTGCACAAAGGAAACTCAGGAGGACATTCACTCAGATTATAGCACGAACAATGACAAAAATTCTGGAGTTAGATGCAACAAATGTCATCACTGGTTATACAACAAGACAATTGCTGATGCTCTTGAGGCACTTACAGGAGCTTTTATAGTAGATAGTGGGTTTAAATCAGCAACTGCATTTCTTAACTGGGTTGGCGTAGAAGTAGATTTTACTCTcccaaaaattgataatatcTGCTCTGCCAGTGAGTCATTTCTTCCTCTTTCGAGTGAGATTGATGTTAACGCCCTTGAAAATCTGGTAGGTTACAAATTTTCCCATAAGGGTTTGCTTATTCAGGCATTTGTTCATCCATCTTTCAACAATCTTTTGGGAGGTTGCTACCAG AGACTTGAGTTCCTTGGAGATGCTGTCTTGGATTATTTGATCACTTCCTATCTGTATTCTGTCTATCCAAGCTTAAAACCTGGCCATTTAACAGATTTGAGATCAGCATGCGTGAACAACACTTCATTTGCTGATGTAGCTGGAAAATGGTCCTTTCACAAATATATGATTTGTGATTCTAGTGTTCTCCGTGAAGCAATAGCCAAATACCTTAACATTGGTAAATCAGGAACAGAGAAAGAGCATATAGAAGAGAAAGCATGTCCAAAG GCCCTTGGCGACTTAGTGGAGTCTTTTACAGGTGCCCTATTTCTTGACACAGGGTTCAATTTGGAACTCGTCTGGAAGACGATGCTCTTCTTGCTGGACCCTATTGTTAGTATTTCGAAGCTGCAATGCAATCCACTGAGAGAAATTTATGAACTTTGCCAATCCTATAACTGGGACCTGCAGTTTTCTTCATCAAAGAAAGACAACAAATTTACAGTTGAAGCTAAAGTGGATGATAAAAATGTTTCTGCCTCAGCTTTGGCTACCAACATCAGTGGAAAAGCTGCTAAAAGAGTGGCTGCAAGACAGTTATTTGAATCTTTGAAG GCTCAAGGTTACAAGACAAAGTCACCATCACTGAAGGAAGTTCTTACGAAGATTGAGGTGAGGGCAGCCAAATTGATTGGATATGATGAGACACCCTCTACTGGAACTGCTAAATCTGTTGGCGTAGAAGATTCTGGTAGTGATGATGTTGCACAAGATTATGAAGTTAGGAATATATCAACTTTGAAGCCCAAGTCCATTTCCAGACCTACAGAGCTTCTTTCGCATCGCAAGTCTCCAGAAGTCTGTGTTACACAACCCCCAAGCAGTAGTTTCCAGAGTGATCTCCCTGCCGCCAAACTAAGTAATGGCTCAAACTCGAATGGAAAAG GTGCTCCCACCAATGTATCGGCAAAATCACGTCTATATGAATTATGTACTGCTAACTGCTGGAGACCACCCGTCTTTGAGTGCTGCCAAGAGATCGGACCAAGCCACTTAAAAGA ATTCTGTTTCAAGATCATGTTGGAAATAGAAGAGTTACCAAATGAGTCATTCGAGTTCTATGGGGAACTACAGGCCAGGAAAAAAGATGCAGCCGAGAGTGCAGCAGATGCTGCACTGTGGTACTTGGAAAATGAAGGGTATACATGGGGTAGAAATCGTGACAAGTGA
- the LOC125191033 gene encoding 60S ribosomal protein L39-3 isoform X1, whose translation MISPSHKTFMIKKKLAKKQRQNRPIPYWIRMRTDNTIRYNAKRRHWRRTKLGF comes from the exons ATGATTTCT CCGTCGCACAAGACGTTCATGATTAAGAAGAAGCTGGCGAAGAAGCAGAGGCAAAATAGGCCAATTCCTTACTGGATCCGTATGCGCACGGACAACACCATCAG GTACAACGCCAAGCGCAGGCATTGGCGCCGTACCAAGCTAGGGTTTTGA
- the LOC125191033 gene encoding 60S ribosomal protein L39-3 isoform X3: protein MPSHKTFMIKKKLAKKQRQNRPIPYWIRMRTDNTIRYNAKRRHWRRTKLGF, encoded by the exons ATG CCGTCGCACAAGACGTTCATGATTAAGAAGAAGCTGGCGAAGAAGCAGAGGCAAAATAGGCCAATTCCTTACTGGATCCGTATGCGCACGGACAACACCATCAG GTACAACGCCAAGCGCAGGCATTGGCGCCGTACCAAGCTAGGGTTTTGA